Proteins encoded together in one Chitinophaga sp. LS1 window:
- a CDS encoding phosphoenolpyruvate carboxylase, translated as MEAPVNNTLQLFKNLVGTKFQLYNSLFTALPFHKVEKTGVFLSLFLIHCEEGYGKEKSPQEILTSFFEQYTNTNEQQKIDMLFRFVQYAERQVVLFDALEDAAFRHIHDMNGTGSLSHLESEVVAEQKQDELAAKLQDFSVRLVLTAHPTQFYPGNVLSIINDLSRALINDNTAQVDSYLKQLGKTPFFKKEKPTPYDEAISLVWFLENTFYTAAGKIVSRLKSHFPAAINGNNPVIRMGFWPGGDRDGNPFVNADITLRVADALRSGIIKCYYLDVRRLKRRLTFKGIENELAALEQQLYSNLFIPGHKTNLCRQDILDTLYRVRIILIEENNALFLNLLDDLIVRVELFGLFFATLDIRQDSSVHGPLLAGIAAGSDLLPKNYTDLSDEEKISALLKIKSAADPEIVKEGLQQDTLATIKAIKTIQDANGEFGCHRYIISHTTSALDVMEVYGLFLLSGWDKNDLSVDIVPLFETIEDLRHAGEVMRSLYSNEAYRKHLQQRYNKQTIMLGFSDGTKDGGYLMANWCIYKAKEELSAISKEYGINVVFFDGRGGPPARGGGKTHQFYASMGRNIANKEIQLTIQGQTISSNFGTVDSAQYNIEQLVHAGIANELFSSREKTLTAEQEETLQVLADAGFESFNELKNHPDFLDYLNYASPLRYYAETNIGSRPSKRNGSAKLNLNDLRAVPYVGAWSQIKQNVPGFYGVGYSMEKMEKDGKWEQLQDLYKNSLFFRTLLDNCEMAMKKCYFPLTAAYRNHPQFGEVWTLIYDEFQRTRTYLLKLTGHSDLMSHYPIDQLSIQMRERIVLPLLTIQQYALSRIREMNEAGNGDGLKEIFEKLVVRCSFGIINAGRNSA; from the coding sequence ATGGAAGCACCGGTAAATAACACTCTACAGTTGTTTAAGAATTTGGTCGGCACCAAATTCCAGTTATACAACAGCCTTTTTACTGCTCTACCTTTTCATAAGGTGGAGAAGACCGGCGTCTTTCTCTCGTTATTCCTGATCCATTGTGAAGAGGGATACGGAAAGGAAAAAAGTCCGCAGGAAATTCTCACTTCTTTTTTCGAGCAGTATACCAATACCAATGAGCAGCAGAAGATTGATATGCTGTTCCGTTTTGTGCAATACGCAGAACGTCAGGTTGTACTGTTCGATGCACTGGAAGATGCTGCATTCCGCCACATTCACGACATGAACGGTACAGGTTCGCTTAGTCACCTGGAATCTGAAGTAGTGGCTGAACAAAAGCAGGATGAACTGGCTGCGAAGTTGCAGGATTTCTCAGTACGCCTTGTACTTACAGCACACCCTACACAGTTCTATCCAGGCAATGTTTTAAGTATTATCAATGACCTGTCAAGGGCGTTGATCAATGATAATACAGCTCAGGTGGATTCCTACCTGAAGCAGTTGGGTAAGACGCCTTTCTTTAAAAAGGAAAAGCCGACACCTTATGACGAGGCTATTAGCCTGGTCTGGTTCCTGGAAAATACGTTCTATACCGCTGCCGGTAAGATCGTATCCCGCCTCAAATCTCACTTCCCCGCAGCTATCAATGGCAATAATCCGGTGATCCGCATGGGATTCTGGCCAGGTGGTGACCGCGACGGTAACCCATTTGTAAATGCAGATATTACGCTGCGTGTAGCAGATGCGCTGCGTAGCGGGATCATTAAATGTTATTACCTGGATGTACGCCGCCTCAAGCGTCGCCTCACTTTCAAAGGCATCGAAAATGAGCTGGCCGCACTGGAACAACAGCTATACAGCAATCTCTTTATTCCTGGTCACAAGACAAACCTGTGCCGTCAGGATATACTCGATACCCTGTACAGGGTGCGTATTATCCTCATCGAGGAAAACAACGCCCTGTTCCTGAACCTGCTCGATGACCTCATTGTAAGGGTAGAGCTGTTCGGGCTGTTCTTTGCCACACTGGATATCCGTCAGGACAGCTCCGTACATGGACCGCTGCTGGCCGGGATCGCAGCTGGTTCCGACCTTCTGCCAAAGAACTATACAGATCTCAGCGACGAAGAAAAAATCAGTGCACTGCTCAAAATAAAATCAGCTGCTGATCCGGAAATCGTGAAGGAAGGTCTGCAACAGGATACCCTGGCTACCATCAAAGCGATCAAAACTATCCAGGACGCAAACGGCGAGTTTGGTTGTCATCGCTACATCATCAGTCACACAACCAGTGCACTCGATGTGATGGAAGTATATGGGCTTTTCCTGCTGAGCGGTTGGGATAAAAATGACCTGAGCGTGGACATCGTACCACTGTTCGAAACTATCGAAGACTTACGACATGCCGGTGAGGTAATGCGCTCTCTCTATTCCAACGAAGCATACAGAAAGCATCTGCAACAGCGCTATAACAAACAGACCATTATGCTCGGTTTCTCCGACGGTACCAAGGATGGTGGCTACCTGATGGCTAACTGGTGCATCTACAAAGCGAAGGAAGAACTGAGTGCTATCTCCAAAGAATATGGTATCAATGTAGTCTTCTTCGACGGTCGTGGAGGTCCTCCTGCAAGAGGTGGTGGAAAGACCCATCAGTTCTATGCATCTATGGGTCGCAATATTGCAAACAAAGAAATTCAGCTTACCATACAGGGGCAAACCATCAGCTCCAACTTTGGTACGGTAGATTCTGCTCAGTATAATATTGAACAACTCGTACATGCGGGTATTGCCAACGAATTGTTCTCCAGCCGTGAAAAGACGTTGACTGCCGAACAGGAAGAGACGTTGCAGGTACTGGCAGATGCCGGATTTGAGTCCTTCAATGAACTGAAGAACCATCCTGATTTCCTGGATTACCTGAACTACGCCAGCCCGCTGCGCTACTATGCCGAAACCAATATCGGCAGCCGCCCTTCCAAAAGGAATGGTTCTGCTAAGTTGAACCTGAATGACCTGAGAGCAGTGCCTTATGTAGGAGCATGGAGCCAGATCAAACAGAACGTTCCTGGTTTCTACGGTGTAGGTTACAGCATGGAAAAAATGGAGAAAGACGGTAAGTGGGAACAATTGCAGGATCTGTATAAAAATTCCCTGTTCTTCCGTACCCTGCTGGACAACTGTGAGATGGCGATGAAGAAATGTTACTTCCCACTCACTGCTGCTTACAGAAATCATCCGCAGTTCGGAGAAGTATGGACACTGATTTACGATGAATTCCAGCGTACCCGTACTTACCTGTTGAAACTGACAGGACATTCTGATCTGATGTCTCATTACCCGATCGACCAGTTGTCTATCCAGATGCGCGAGCGTATCGTACTGCCACTACTCACTATTCAGCAGTATGCATTAAGCCGCATCCGTGAGATGAATGAGGCTGGAAATGGAGATGGCCTGAAAGAAATCTTCGAGAAATTAGTCGTAAGATGTTCATTTGGGATCATCAACGCGGGAAGAAACTCTGCATAG
- a CDS encoding energy transducer TonB, which produces MNTKNIYNADFLDILFEGRNKDYGAYELRRSEDGRVRKALIGTASIALVVVGGYVLSNNLFAASMGIRNTQLVYDSTKLIELPPDDKVIPPPPVDPPPPPPAASSIKVTPPVITPDELVRAEDEVVKLDSIGNKTIALATVQGDDVNGRDIASMLGGEGTTNVVEAPKVPAKDPVFYTVEIMPSFPGGEDALLRFLRDNVHYPRVAQESDIQGTVFVQFVIDKQGNISDVKTIGAVKGGGLEEESIRVVKKMPKWKAGRQNGEAVSVQFNLPVRYTLQN; this is translated from the coding sequence ATGAATACAAAAAACATTTACAATGCAGACTTCCTCGACATTCTCTTCGAGGGTCGTAACAAAGATTACGGCGCATATGAACTCCGCAGAAGTGAAGATGGGCGTGTTCGCAAAGCCTTGATAGGTACAGCTTCTATCGCTTTGGTTGTGGTGGGTGGATATGTTTTAAGTAATAATCTCTTTGCTGCGTCAATGGGTATACGAAATACACAGCTCGTGTATGATAGTACCAAATTAATTGAATTACCTCCAGACGATAAGGTAATTCCTCCTCCTCCTGTTGACCCTCCTCCACCTCCGCCGGCCGCATCATCCATTAAAGTTACACCTCCCGTTATCACCCCTGATGAATTAGTTCGTGCTGAAGATGAAGTTGTGAAGCTCGATAGTATTGGTAACAAAACTATTGCATTAGCTACTGTACAAGGTGATGACGTCAATGGGCGTGATATCGCATCCATGCTTGGTGGTGAAGGTACTACAAATGTAGTAGAAGCCCCTAAAGTACCTGCAAAAGACCCCGTGTTTTATACCGTTGAAATCATGCCTTCATTCCCAGGTGGTGAAGACGCATTGTTAAGATTTCTCCGCGACAATGTGCACTATCCTCGCGTGGCTCAGGAAAGCGATATACAGGGAACAGTATTCGTACAGTTTGTAATAGACAAGCAGGGCAATATCAGCGATGTCAAAACAATTGGTGCTGTTAAAGGAGGTGGCCTTGAAGAAGAGTCCATCCGTGTAGTAAAGAAAATGCCAAAGTGGAAAGCCGGCCGTCAAAACGGAGAAGCGGTAAGTGTACAATTTAACCTCCCTGTCAGGTACACGCTGCAAAATTAA
- a CDS encoding TonB-dependent receptor: protein MTRLILPCLTCLLSFSVYAQQPADTTQLPEVQVMAYPGKKYSFLQVPSSSAVITEKQILLQQGTTLIPILNSVPGIRMEERSPGSYRLSLRGSLLRSPFGIRNVKIYMDEIPFTDAGGNTYLNLSDAGAFSGIEVLKGPDGSQFGANSGGVVLLHPAGTLPDTAHLKADIQGGSYGLFHEEAGWQQQWNKYQVNIYEGVQRSDGYRQNSALKRYYIQTAQQWQYNPYNSLKLIAFYSDMDYRTPGGLTAAQAAANPRAARPATATLPGAIEQQAGIRNKTALGGLVHTAQLSTHWKHVFTLYGINTHFENPFITNFEARDENTAGARTYIALQDQPINGTNIHVDWTTGIEWSQTNSDIVNYGNNKGKRDTVQAASNITAGQHFFFTSLSVRPGTQWIIEAALSVNYFKYRFEEGRKKFDAELMPRVSLSYLILPEWSVRASVSRGYSPPSIAEVRATDNIINTTLQAETGWNYEAGFRLQGARHQYQLDASVFYYKLQDAIVRQLHDDGTEYFINAGGTEQKGIEVQGMTWFTKWLQFNGSYAYSHFIFSDYNTAGKNLSGNAITGVPRHVAYAGLLAQLPAHLSVYAQYTFTDKLPLDDANTAYAKQYHLLQGKVSWQMLRNITIYAGADNILNQFYSLGNDLNAVGNRYFNPAALRSYYGGVRVHL, encoded by the coding sequence ATGACACGCCTTATTCTGCCTTGCTTAACCTGCCTGTTGTCATTTTCTGTATATGCGCAACAACCCGCAGACACTACCCAACTTCCTGAAGTACAGGTCATGGCCTATCCGGGCAAAAAATACTCATTCTTACAGGTACCATCCAGCAGCGCTGTCATTACCGAAAAACAAATATTACTGCAACAAGGAACTACGCTCATCCCCATCTTGAACTCCGTTCCGGGTATACGAATGGAAGAACGTTCCCCCGGTAGTTATCGCTTATCTCTGAGAGGTAGTCTGTTACGCTCTCCCTTTGGCATCCGGAATGTGAAGATCTATATGGACGAAATTCCTTTTACTGATGCAGGTGGCAACACGTATCTGAACCTATCAGATGCAGGGGCTTTCTCCGGCATAGAAGTACTGAAAGGGCCTGATGGCAGCCAGTTCGGTGCTAACTCTGGCGGTGTGGTACTCCTCCACCCTGCCGGTACCCTTCCTGATACCGCTCACCTGAAAGCAGATATTCAGGGGGGCAGTTATGGCCTCTTCCATGAAGAAGCCGGCTGGCAGCAACAATGGAATAAATACCAGGTCAATATATATGAAGGTGTACAGCGATCTGACGGCTACCGCCAGAATAGCGCCTTAAAAAGATATTATATACAAACGGCCCAACAGTGGCAATACAATCCGTATAACAGCCTCAAACTGATTGCATTCTATAGCGATATGGATTATCGTACCCCCGGAGGCCTCACCGCCGCCCAGGCTGCCGCCAATCCCCGCGCTGCCCGACCAGCCACTGCTACCCTGCCCGGCGCCATTGAGCAACAAGCCGGCATCCGCAATAAAACCGCTTTAGGTGGTTTAGTACACACTGCCCAGTTATCCACACACTGGAAACATGTGTTTACCCTTTACGGAATCAATACACACTTCGAAAATCCGTTTATTACAAACTTCGAAGCCAGGGATGAAAACACTGCCGGTGCACGTACTTATATCGCACTACAGGATCAACCCATCAATGGCACCAATATACATGTAGACTGGACCACGGGTATTGAATGGTCACAAACCAATTCTGACATTGTAAACTATGGCAATAACAAAGGGAAAAGAGATACCGTGCAGGCAGCCAGCAATATCACTGCCGGCCAGCATTTCTTTTTCACAAGTCTATCTGTTCGTCCCGGTACACAATGGATTATAGAAGCCGCTCTCAGCGTCAATTATTTTAAATACCGCTTTGAAGAGGGTAGAAAGAAGTTTGATGCAGAGTTGATGCCACGGGTATCTCTCTCTTATCTTATCCTCCCTGAATGGTCTGTACGCGCTTCTGTAAGCAGAGGATATTCTCCTCCTTCCATTGCAGAAGTACGCGCGACTGACAATATCATTAATACCACTTTACAGGCTGAAACAGGCTGGAATTACGAAGCAGGCTTCCGTTTACAGGGAGCCCGTCATCAATACCAGCTGGATGCATCTGTATTCTATTACAAACTACAGGATGCCATCGTTCGTCAGCTCCATGATGATGGTACAGAATACTTCATCAATGCTGGCGGCACGGAACAAAAAGGCATAGAAGTGCAAGGTATGACCTGGTTCACTAAATGGCTGCAATTCAATGGTAGTTATGCTTACAGCCATTTCATATTCAGTGATTATAACACAGCTGGCAAAAACCTTTCCGGCAATGCCATTACCGGCGTACCGCGTCATGTAGCATATGCAGGCTTGCTGGCACAATTGCCTGCACACTTATCAGTATATGCACAATACACATTTACAGATAAGCTGCCATTGGACGATGCTAACACTGCTTACGCCAAACAATATCATTTATTACAAGGGAAAGTAAGTTGGCAAATGCTGCGCAATATAACGATCTACGCAGGTGCCGATAACATCCTGAACCAGTTCTATAGCCTGGGGAATGACCTGAATGCAGTAGGAAACCGTTACTTCAATCCTGCTGCGCTGCGCAGCTATTACGGTGGTGTAAGAGTACATCTCTAA
- the ureA gene encoding urease subunit gamma gives MHLTAREQEKLLLFLAGELAEKRKARGVKLNYPEAIALISSRLQEGARDGQSVAYLMQYGATILTREDVMEGVPEMIDEIQIEATFPDGSKLVTVHHPIR, from the coding sequence ATGCATTTAACAGCCCGGGAACAGGAGAAACTATTGCTCTTTTTGGCTGGTGAACTGGCCGAAAAGCGAAAGGCCAGAGGGGTAAAACTAAACTATCCTGAAGCCATTGCGCTGATCAGCAGCCGCCTGCAGGAGGGCGCCAGGGATGGACAGTCCGTGGCATATCTTATGCAATATGGTGCGACCATCCTCACCCGCGAAGACGTGATGGAAGGAGTGCCGGAAATGATAGACGAAATCCAGATTGAAGCCACTTTTCCAGATGGCTCAAAGCTGGTAACTGTCCACCATCCTATCAGATAA
- the ureB gene encoding urease subunit beta: MIPGEYFIKPGHINANEGRDTATITVVNTGDRPVQIGSHTHFFEVNRMLSFDRKTAFGKRLNIMAGTAVRFEPGEEKTVELVNLGGARNAYGMNNLVNGTTTTALAATQAMKKINDGHFKNNPS, translated from the coding sequence ATGATTCCCGGAGAATACTTTATAAAGCCTGGTCATATCAATGCCAACGAAGGCCGTGATACTGCTACCATCACCGTGGTGAATACCGGCGACAGACCTGTACAAATCGGATCTCACACCCACTTTTTCGAAGTCAACCGCATGCTTTCCTTTGACCGCAAAACTGCTTTTGGCAAGCGCCTGAATATTATGGCAGGCACCGCTGTGCGCTTTGAACCGGGCGAAGAAAAGACGGTGGAACTCGTGAATCTTGGTGGTGCCAGGAATGCCTATGGCATGAACAACCTGGTGAATGGTACTACTACCACTGCCCTTGCAGCCACACAAGCCATGAAAAAGATCAATGACGGTCACTTTAAAAACAATCCATCATGA
- a CDS encoding UDP-glucose--hexose-1-phosphate uridylyltransferase, with protein MSENTFDLTSHPHTRLNILTGEWVLVSPHRSKRPWQGKVEAPALVQRPSYVEDCYLCPTNTRADGSKNEAYTGPIAFTNDFSALLSDTPTGDVNDDGLLVAQSQKGLCRVICFSPRHDLTLPEMDVPAIRQVVDLWVKEYEALKAVNYIKYIQIFENKGDIMGCSNPHPHGQIWASENIPMELEKETRQQKLYFDKHGKSLLSAYLDKEVKEKVRIIAENAHFVALVPFWAVWPYEAMIISRRHVQSVLQFNEDEKTGLADILKQLTIRYDNLFETSFPYSAGMHQAPVNDGSEHPEWHWHMHFYPPLLRSATVKKFMVGYEMLANPQRDITPEFAAEKLRTLSAVHYKSGQLV; from the coding sequence ATGTCTGAAAATACCTTTGATTTAACTTCTCATCCCCATACCCGACTGAATATCCTGACCGGAGAATGGGTACTCGTTTCTCCTCACCGTTCCAAAAGACCATGGCAGGGAAAAGTAGAAGCGCCAGCGCTGGTACAGCGTCCTTCTTATGTAGAAGACTGTTACCTGTGTCCAACCAATACACGTGCCGATGGCAGCAAGAATGAAGCATACACAGGGCCGATCGCTTTTACGAACGACTTCTCCGCTTTGTTGTCCGACACACCAACCGGCGATGTGAATGACGATGGTCTGCTGGTAGCACAGTCACAAAAAGGTCTTTGCCGTGTGATCTGTTTCAGCCCAAGACACGACCTCACACTGCCTGAAATGGACGTTCCTGCTATCCGCCAGGTAGTAGACCTGTGGGTAAAAGAGTACGAAGCACTGAAAGCTGTGAACTACATCAAATACATCCAGATCTTCGAAAATAAAGGAGATATCATGGGTTGTAGCAATCCGCATCCACACGGACAGATCTGGGCATCAGAGAATATTCCGATGGAGCTGGAAAAAGAAACCCGTCAGCAAAAACTGTATTTCGATAAGCATGGCAAAAGCCTGTTGTCCGCCTACCTGGACAAAGAGGTAAAAGAAAAGGTGAGGATCATTGCAGAAAATGCACATTTCGTAGCACTGGTGCCTTTCTGGGCAGTATGGCCTTACGAAGCGATGATCATCAGCCGTCGGCATGTACAGTCTGTGCTGCAATTTAATGAAGATGAAAAAACAGGACTGGCAGATATTTTAAAACAACTGACCATCCGTTACGATAACTTATTCGAAACATCATTCCCGTATTCTGCCGGTATGCACCAGGCGCCGGTGAATGATGGCAGCGAACATCCTGAATGGCATTGGCATATGCATTTCTATCCGCCATTACTGCGCTCTGCGACAGTGAAGAAATTCATGGTGGGATACGAGATGCTGGCAAATCCACAAAGGGATATTACGCCAGAATTTGCAGCTGAAAAGCTGAGGACTTTGTCTGCAGTCCATTACAAAAGCGGGCAACTCGTTTAA